From a single Pseudophryne corroboree isolate aPseCor3 chromosome 6, aPseCor3.hap2, whole genome shotgun sequence genomic region:
- the LOC134936008 gene encoding lysophosphatidic acid receptor 6-like, whose product MSNNSICQETSRLLYLCGYSIIAVLGLVLNIVALYLFFHLPKLRSPTTVYMKNLAFADLLLVCTLPLRIYGYTLPPTATPSSTMRTLICDVAGSLLLLNMYGSIFLLTCISLDRYLAVCFPIRSRHLRQKAPWVCVGVWTLNLGSCIASYTSTKESNSSSCFYGQPPFVTKKGPTIGALTVGFLVPVLIITASSVVLLRAVGHSHVVQEGMVNKLKILHMLTANICIFLLCFLPYHTVLLLYQVLTHSCTIDEAYKITLLTACCNTVLDPFAYYFASETMKNMVRVEIKVGKMRLIELSDL is encoded by the coding sequence ATGTCCAACAATAGCATCTGCCAGGAGACCAGTCGGCTCCTGTACCTGTGTGGGTACTCCATCATCGCAGTATTAGGTTTGGTCCTCAACATTGTCGCCCTCTACTTATTCTTCCACCTGCCGAAGCTCCGATCACCCACTACGGTCTACATGAAGAACCTGGCCTTTGCTGACCTGCTCTTGGTCTGCACCCTACCTCTGAGAATTTACGGATACACTCTGCCGCCAACTGCCACTCCATCTTCCACCATGAGGACTTTGATCTGTGATGTAGCTGGATCGCTTCTACTTCtcaacatgtacggcagtatcttcCTATTGACCTGCATTAGCTTGGACCGATATCTGGCTGTATGCTTCCCTATCCGTTCCCGACACCTCCGGCAGAAGGCACCTTGGGTCTGTGTTGGCGTGTGGACCCTTAACCTTGGTTCCTGCATTGCCTCCTACACCTCTACAAAAGAAAGTAATAGTAGCTCCTGCTTTTACGGCCAGCCTCCGTTTGTTACTAAGAAAGGACCCACCATAGGGGCTCTCACCGTCGGCTTCTTggttcctgtcctgataataacagcaAGCTCTGTGGTTTTGTTACGGGCAGTGGGCCATAGTCACGTGGTCCAAGAGGGGATGGTCAACAAGTTGAAGATTTTACACATGTTAACGGCCAACATATGTATTTTCCTGCTATGCTTCCTTCCTTATCACACTGTATTGCTCCTCTATCAAGTCCTGACACATAGCTGCACCATCGACGAGGCCTACAAAATAACTCTGCTGACAGCCTGCTGTAACACCGTGCTGGACCCCTTTGCCTATTACTTTGCAAGTGAGACTATGAAAAATATGGTAAGGGTGGAGATCAAAGTGGGAAAGATGAGACTTATCGAGCTCTCCGACCTATGA